Proteins from one Mesotoga infera genomic window:
- a CDS encoding ABC transporter substrate-binding protein, which produces MKKLVLVLSVLLAISTVMTIELVDDLGRLVSIDKTPGRVVIASPAITYYLELLDVTHTIVGVTDWDSFALSREVTKIGNLTPLNLEMVLSLEPDLVLISGGIQEVEVEKLERMGVNVFVVNPNSFEDIYRNLTVLGNIFAIPERGRKVATDFRNGVLEVAKDVYNVPQEERPKVMYIMIAGSVSDIWTCGTGSFVNQAIAYAGGANVAAPYSGNNGWFPVSPEFVLNTQPDVILVPYYYEGGQREAVEMITSYKPFAEVPAVKNGRVYPISDSLTAYANPRFIDLVKTLKEYFY; this is translated from the coding sequence ATGAAAAAACTGGTTCTGGTGTTATCGGTTCTACTTGCGATCTCTACGGTTATGACCATCGAACTGGTCGATGACCTTGGACGTCTCGTTTCGATCGATAAGACTCCCGGGAGAGTCGTGATCGCCTCTCCTGCGATAACCTACTATCTGGAACTTCTGGACGTCACGCACACCATAGTAGGCGTAACCGATTGGGACTCTTTCGCCCTTTCGAGGGAGGTTACCAAAATAGGAAATCTCACCCCTCTCAACCTCGAAATGGTTCTATCCCTTGAACCTGATCTAGTACTCATCTCTGGGGGCATTCAGGAAGTCGAAGTGGAAAAGCTCGAGAGAATGGGGGTCAATGTGTTCGTGGTAAATCCTAACTCTTTCGAAGATATCTACCGCAATCTTACCGTTCTCGGCAATATCTTCGCGATTCCCGAGCGAGGAAGAAAAGTGGCCACCGATTTCAGAAACGGGGTGCTTGAAGTTGCCAAAGACGTTTACAACGTTCCTCAGGAGGAAAGGCCGAAGGTGATGTACATAATGATCGCCGGTTCTGTGAGTGATATATGGACCTGCGGTACCGGTTCATTTGTGAACCAGGCAATAGCATACGCCGGAGGTGCCAACGTTGCAGCACCTTACAGCGGCAACAACGGGTGGTTCCCCGTTAGCCCGGAATTCGTTCTCAATACGCAGCCGGATGTAATCCTGGTTCCCTACTATTACGAGGGGGGACAGCGCGAAGCTGTAGAGATGATAACGTCCTATAAACCTTTCGCCGAAGTCCCGGCAGTTAAAAATGGGAGGGTATACCCTATCTCAGATTCGCTTACGGCTTACGCCAACCCCAGATTCATAGATCTCGTAAAGACTCTGAAGGAGTATTTTTATTGA
- the rlmB gene encoding 23S rRNA (guanosine(2251)-2'-O)-methyltransferase RlmB — MYLHGRNVLKELLGLRNSNIKVKRVLFTDQKNVDSQLEHLIKETRDKGLRVEILSPEKLTNLSREKKHQGVVIELKEFPYTDADAFLNDSSPSKKSTLVLLDQVQDPHNLGAIIRTSVAAGVDAIAITTSNSAEITPAVVKVSAGLVFKIPVIPVGNLARFQEKLKGNGYWIYATDMSGVAYYEVEYNDKVAMIFGNEGKGVRRLVKERSDLLVSIPMEKTVDSLNVAASAAILLFDRRRRIIIGERSQLSTTPG, encoded by the coding sequence ATGTATCTCCACGGAAGAAATGTACTGAAAGAGCTACTCGGTCTGAGAAATAGTAATATAAAAGTGAAAAGAGTCCTCTTCACCGATCAAAAGAATGTCGATAGCCAGCTGGAGCACCTGATAAAAGAGACCAGGGATAAGGGTCTTCGTGTAGAGATCCTTTCACCGGAAAAGTTAACCAACCTGTCTAGGGAGAAAAAGCACCAGGGCGTCGTGATCGAACTGAAGGAGTTTCCATATACCGACGCCGACGCTTTTCTTAATGACTCTAGCCCTTCAAAGAAATCTACACTAGTTCTTCTGGATCAGGTTCAAGATCCGCACAACCTGGGAGCGATAATCAGAACTTCTGTCGCCGCCGGAGTCGATGCCATAGCGATCACAACGAGTAACTCGGCTGAGATTACTCCGGCCGTTGTTAAAGTCTCGGCCGGACTTGTCTTCAAGATTCCGGTAATACCTGTGGGTAATCTTGCCCGGTTCCAGGAGAAACTAAAGGGAAACGGATACTGGATCTACGCGACGGACATGTCCGGTGTGGCCTATTACGAGGTGGAGTACAACGATAAAGTGGCCATGATTTTTGGAAACGAGGGAAAGGGTGTTAGAAGACTGGTGAAAGAGAGGAGTGATCTGCTGGTGTCTATCCCGATGGAAAAGACGGTTGATTCACTCAATGTAGCCGCTTCGGCGGCTATCCTCTTGTTTGACAGAAGACGGCGGATAATTATTGGGGAGAGATCTCAACTGTCAACGACCCCCGGCTAA
- the mutL gene encoding DNA mismatch repair endonuclease MutL produces the protein MIRIHELPGEVVRKIAAGEVVTGCYSVLKELVENSIDAGASFVEIEIRSGGKEYIKVRDNGTGMTLEEARLSLKPHTTSKIATIEDLDSLSTFGFRGEALSTIASVSRMLLSTVGVEDTLGVTLEVTAGEVIGEKFFNGARGTTVEVFDLLFNTPARRKFLKSVSIEGRMVTEMMQRFILSFHSVDFLYIRDGQKVYDTRGLTGIEDRVLMIYPELSRRDLLPFKEETREMRIEGLVTLPVRTKRNRMGENIFVNGRYVRQFELNYALERGYGEALEKGNFPFAVVFIQIDPVEVDVNIHPQKLEVKFASPATILEGLKRAVRSAIRNAGSFSIDIRPPSIGGEESRSEERDEPKIRYREKAFPTDRTDRMSDEVKEPSWRNYDRNESIPVSLERRIFRPYIESRKDEALKKSVEDRTDFLGVLGERYILVESGEGLLIIDQHAAHERILYERLKEKMVIDSQNLLVPVELSFESERKELLTLKRERIEQLGFNFRFEGDKILLVAIPQLLPVESAAETLGEVIDELRLEGLEEPERVFDNLLATIACKSAIRTGDKLDIGQARELFEELRKRQLLVCPHGRPISMVIRQEDLDRYFSR, from the coding sequence ATGATCAGGATTCATGAATTACCGGGTGAAGTCGTAAGGAAGATCGCCGCGGGCGAAGTCGTTACCGGTTGCTACTCGGTGTTGAAAGAACTGGTAGAAAACAGCATCGATGCAGGTGCATCGTTTGTAGAGATTGAGATAAGATCCGGTGGAAAAGAGTACATAAAGGTGCGCGACAACGGTACCGGGATGACGCTCGAAGAGGCCAGGCTCTCTTTGAAACCCCACACAACGAGCAAGATCGCGACAATAGAAGATCTCGATTCTCTTTCGACCTTCGGCTTCAGGGGCGAGGCGCTTTCCACCATCGCTTCCGTTTCAAGAATGTTGCTCTCCACTGTGGGTGTTGAGGACACTCTGGGAGTGACACTGGAAGTTACGGCCGGAGAAGTGATCGGAGAAAAATTCTTCAACGGAGCCAGGGGTACCACAGTCGAAGTCTTCGATCTTCTCTTCAACACGCCTGCCAGAAGGAAATTTCTTAAATCTGTCTCTATCGAGGGGCGGATGGTCACCGAGATGATGCAAAGATTCATATTATCCTTTCATAGTGTTGATTTCTTATACATACGCGACGGTCAGAAAGTTTATGACACAAGGGGGCTGACAGGTATCGAAGATCGTGTCTTGATGATCTACCCCGAACTTTCAAGGAGAGACTTACTGCCGTTCAAAGAAGAGACTCGCGAGATGAGAATCGAAGGACTAGTCACACTCCCGGTAAGGACGAAACGCAATAGAATGGGAGAGAACATTTTCGTGAACGGCAGGTATGTGAGGCAGTTCGAACTCAACTACGCCCTCGAGAGAGGGTACGGAGAGGCCTTGGAGAAGGGGAACTTCCCTTTCGCGGTCGTTTTTATTCAGATAGATCCGGTCGAGGTAGATGTCAACATCCACCCGCAGAAACTAGAGGTGAAGTTCGCATCTCCGGCGACGATTCTTGAAGGTCTTAAAAGAGCGGTGAGGTCCGCGATAAGAAATGCCGGGAGTTTCTCTATTGACATTCGTCCTCCATCAATCGGCGGAGAAGAATCTAGGTCAGAAGAGAGAGATGAACCTAAAATTCGTTATAGAGAGAAAGCTTTTCCGACAGATAGAACGGACAGAATGAGTGATGAGGTAAAAGAGCCTTCCTGGAGAAACTACGACAGAAACGAGAGCATACCCGTGAGTTTGGAACGAAGGATTTTCAGACCCTACATCGAATCGAGAAAGGACGAAGCTCTTAAAAAAAGTGTTGAGGACAGAACCGACTTTCTCGGTGTCCTCGGAGAGAGGTACATACTGGTAGAATCGGGGGAAGGACTGTTGATCATCGATCAACACGCCGCCCACGAAAGAATCCTGTACGAAAGATTGAAGGAGAAGATGGTTATAGATTCTCAAAATCTACTCGTACCCGTCGAACTCTCTTTCGAGTCAGAAAGGAAGGAACTTCTCACACTGAAAAGAGAGAGGATAGAACAACTCGGCTTTAATTTCAGGTTCGAGGGTGATAAAATTCTGTTAGTGGCGATACCCCAGTTACTTCCAGTTGAAAGTGCGGCAGAAACTCTCGGGGAAGTGATTGACGAATTACGTCTGGAAGGACTCGAAGAACCGGAAAGGGTCTTCGATAACCTTCTCGCGACGATCGCCTGTAAATCGGCCATAAGAACTGGAGACAAGCTTGACATAGGACAGGCGAGGGAACTTTTCGAAGAGCTTAGGAAAAGGCAGTTGCTCGTCTGTCCCCATGGAAGACCGATATCCATGGTAATAAGACAGGAAGATCTGGACAGGTATTTCTCCAGATAG
- a CDS encoding FecCD family ABC transporter permease, producing the protein MKKILLFISIAAASLIGMLWSSSFGTVKYSMVEVFQMISGNLTGSRANIYMNLRLPRLLVAFLIGSGLAVGGNGLQLTLKNPLADPYIIGISAGASFGAVFSLFIKEMSRTTINIDLMAFIFAVFSAFLTYTISRRGGRIPITTLVLSGVIVSSLFNAAVTFLVVFAWRNVITLHFWSLGSLSGVTWGDVLKLLPATLFQYAVFTVIRRKMLILATGEEHAITVGVNPERIKFVVFFTVSIVSAIAVSTAGLIGFVGLVIPHIVRLAFGTDNRLNLPATALLGGFFLIVCDTFARTLFQPTELPIGAVTALVGAPVFIYLLRSKEVVRNG; encoded by the coding sequence TTGAAGAAGATACTGCTTTTCATATCGATAGCCGCGGCATCCCTTATTGGGATGCTGTGGTCGTCGAGTTTTGGAACCGTTAAGTACTCGATGGTTGAAGTCTTTCAGATGATTTCTGGAAATCTAACTGGATCGCGTGCGAATATCTACATGAATCTGCGCCTTCCCAGACTTCTCGTTGCCTTTCTCATAGGTTCAGGATTGGCTGTTGGCGGAAACGGTCTGCAGCTAACGTTGAAGAACCCTCTTGCTGATCCGTACATAATAGGCATATCGGCAGGGGCTTCTTTTGGCGCCGTCTTCTCCTTATTCATAAAGGAGATGAGTAGGACTACCATCAATATAGATCTGATGGCCTTTATTTTCGCCGTCTTTTCAGCTTTTTTGACTTACACCATTTCGCGCAGGGGTGGGCGGATTCCTATAACGACCCTTGTGCTGTCTGGCGTGATCGTCTCCTCGCTTTTCAACGCGGCCGTGACCTTCCTGGTGGTTTTCGCATGGCGAAACGTTATAACGCTTCACTTTTGGTCACTCGGTTCACTCTCAGGAGTCACGTGGGGAGATGTTTTAAAGCTGCTACCTGCGACCCTCTTCCAGTACGCCGTGTTCACCGTGATCAGGAGAAAGATGTTGATTCTGGCAACGGGAGAGGAACACGCGATAACGGTTGGGGTAAACCCTGAGAGAATAAAGTTCGTTGTCTTCTTCACGGTTTCGATCGTCTCGGCGATAGCGGTGTCCACGGCCGGATTGATAGGTTTCGTGGGCTTGGTAATTCCACACATTGTGCGACTGGCCTTCGGTACGGACAACAGGCTGAACCTTCCGGCAACGGCGCTGCTGGGTGGCTTTTTTCTTATCGTTTGCGATACCTTCGCCAGGACACTCTTTCAGCCAACCGAATTGCCAATCGGGGCCGTTACGGCTCTTGTGGGCGCTCCCGTTTTCATCTACCT
- a CDS encoding RRXRR domain-containing protein, which translates to MLVYVINRHGKPLMPCKPQKARKLLKEQKSKPLLCERREASFLTALKHGVS; encoded by the coding sequence ATGTTAGTCTACGTTATTAACAGGCACGGGAAACCGCTAATGCCCTGTAAGCCGCAGAAAGCAAGGAAGCTATTGAAAGAACAGAAGTCTAAACCGCTATTATGCGAAAGGAGGGAAGCGTCATTCCTCACCGCGCTGAAGCACGGTGTCTCCTGA
- a CDS encoding Mini-ribonuclease 3: protein MSENSRELSTESMNISDERSGEKLPDVLFQTFADPERLSLDSLSYVGDAVYTLFFRLSTLSRAHRRAGVQHDIVSEYVSARGQHRALEILMPLLTKEEKSLVRRGYNSRGAKKHGDDEDYRMATALEALVGYLYLKGELGHLRELLERVV from the coding sequence ATGTCGGAAAACTCCAGAGAGTTATCAACGGAATCGATGAATATATCCGATGAAAGGTCCGGGGAAAAACTCCCGGACGTTCTTTTTCAGACGTTTGCCGATCCCGAGCGGCTTTCGCTAGATAGTCTTTCGTATGTCGGAGATGCAGTTTACACGCTTTTCTTCAGGCTAAGCACTCTATCGAGAGCTCATAGAAGAGCTGGGGTTCAGCACGACATAGTAAGCGAATACGTAAGCGCCCGGGGCCAACACAGGGCGCTTGAGATATTGATGCCATTGCTGACCAAAGAAGAGAAAAGCCTTGTCAGAAGGGGTTACAACTCCAGGGGGGCCAAGAAACACGGGGATGATGAAGATTACAGAATGGCTACCGCGCTTGAAGCCCTGGTCGGTTATCTTTATCTGAAAGGTGAACTCGGCCATCTCAGAGAATTACTTGAAAGGGTGGTTTAA